In Chitinophaga sp. H8, the sequence CTCCCTGACCCATCGCAGCACCAAAGAGTGCCAGTAGTACCAGGCGGAGGTTTTCCTTTTTACCAAAGCTCTCCCGGATAGGATTTTTGGATGTTTTACCCTCTGCTTTCAACTGGGCAAATAAAGGAGATTCTTCCATACGGATCCGGATGTAGTAAGACAGGATCACCAGTAATACGGACAATATGAAAGGAATACGCCAGCCCCAGTCATTAAAGCTCTCCGGCGACATCATTGTGCGGGTAACCAGGATCACTGCCAGGGATACAAACAGCCCCAGGGTAGCCGTGGTTTGGATAAAACTGGTATAGTAACCTCGCCGGTGTGCAGGAGAATGTTCTGCTACATAGGTGGCGGCACCTCCATATTCACCTCCCAGGGCCAGCCCCTGTAATAACCTTAATAACAGTACGAGAATAGGAGCGGTGTAGCCTATACTGCTGTAACTCGGTATCAATCCGATGGCAAAAGTAGAGCCTCCCATAATGAGGAGGGTTAGCATAAAGGTATATTTACGCCCGGTAATGTCGCCCAGCCGGCCAAATACAATGGCACCAAACGGACGTACAATAAACCCTACCGCAAATGTTGCCAGTGTAGCTATATAAGCCAGGTCAGGGTTACTGGCCGGAAAGAATTTCTCTGAAATGATGACAGACAAGCTGCCGAAAATGTAAAAATCGTACCATTCAATTAAAGTGCCGGCGGACGAAGCCATGATCACCTGCCAGATGTTTTGTGCAGCCTTTGTGTTTTGCATACGTGGGTTTATAAAGATTTAGCGGCATAAGATAATAAAGAAAGTCAAATTATTTATATGCTGTTCCTTATTGTACTGCTGTATTTATCGTGAGCCGCCTTTTTCTGTCAGGAATCAGGTCCGCATACTGGTTAAAATCCGTTATCTTTAGCTTACTGCTTTTTAATATGGTTTCTGGACAGTTATACATCCGCACAAAGGCTTTCTGCTTATTGATATGCCTCCTTTTCCTCAATGACCAGTTACATGCACAACAGTCGGGGGACAAGCGAACCAAGGTTGGGCTTACTCTAAGTGGTGGAGGGGCCAGAGGACTTGCACATATAGGCATTTTGGAAGCATTGGACAGCGCCGGCCTTAAAATAGATTATGTTACGGGTACGAGCATGGGAAGCATTGTAGGGGCATTGTATGCGATGGGGTATTCGGGAGACAGTATTGAGGTATTGGCCCGTGAACTGGACTGGAACAACTTATTCTCTAATCAGCCTGTACTTACTGATGTTTCTTATGAAGAAAAGGCAGAGTATAACAAATACATTATAGAGATTCCTTTTGAATACGGTAAACCCAAACTGGCTTCCGGTGTAATATCCGGGGAGCAATTGTGGCTGGAACTTGCCCGTCTTAGCTGGCCGGTAAAGAATGTAAAAGACTTCTCCAGGTTTAGTA encodes:
- a CDS encoding MFS transporter, which gives rise to MQNTKAAQNIWQVIMASSAGTLIEWYDFYIFGSLSVIISEKFFPASNPDLAYIATLATFAVGFIVRPFGAIVFGRLGDITGRKYTFMLTLLIMGGSTFAIGLIPSYSSIGYTAPILVLLLRLLQGLALGGEYGGAATYVAEHSPAHRRGYYTSFIQTTATLGLFVSLAVILVTRTMMSPESFNDWGWRIPFILSVLLVILSYYIRIRMEESPLFAQLKAEGKTSKNPIRESFGKKENLRLVLLALFGAAMGQGVVWYTGQFYALSFLQKTMHIEFVQSNVIIAIALLLGTPLFIYFGHLSDKIGRKKIMMAGMLIAALAYYPIYSVMDRTANISLKQEITDQYKIESNIVHNEGVTVTTTSRVHTYTDGTVLKETEVPVKDGQPEIKKELTVSTPAVALLVFLVFLQVVFVTMVYAPIAAFLVELFPTRIRYTSMSLPYHIGNGIFGGLLPTIATILVTSSGNHLAGLIYPIALALICFVIGMVYIREKPIGELTA